From Glycine max cultivar Williams 82 chromosome 11, Glycine_max_v4.0, whole genome shotgun sequence, the proteins below share one genomic window:
- the CYP32 gene encoding peptidyl-prolyl cis-trans isomerase CYP32 gives MGRRNNEPNSILSHRLILPLVCFASCGLVYAFLSAVLTNSRNRVSEFQRLVEDGVASENDGGCCRGIENLELWGAAVKWGSEFKFNSSEGCCNACKSMCSGKDGPCLCDTWVFCGDRKACGSKFGECWLKKQKDSLAPERQEGAPQGEVIGWTSGLIFGKGEGIIGLETEYGTLHIKLLPDCAPHSVAYILELLALHHCAGCQFYRAESRGQSWDSEGNHIKNAAFGPPYALIQGTLEAQGTAFNNLPVEDCPTLRRGSVAWIGSGPEFFISLADHSEWKHEYTVFGSILPEDMHIAEKIATLPTIPDVWNSVNVTVLEKPIPLLLRRIQKSHVDEM, from the exons ATGGGTCGGAGGAACAATGAACCAAACTCCATTCTTTCACACCGTTTGATCCTCCCATTGGTGTGTTTCGCTTCGTGCGGTTTGGTCTACGCGTTCCTCTCTGCGGTGCTCACAAACAGCAGAAACAGAGTTTCAGAGTTTCAGAGGTTAGTTGAAGATGGCGTGGCGTCGGAGAATGATGGAGGGTGCTGTAGAGGGATTGAAAATTTGGAGCTTTGGGGTGCAGCAGTGAAGTGGGGTTCCGAGTTCAAATTCAACAGTTCTGAAGGGTGCTGCAACGCGTGCAAATCCATGTGTTCTGGGAAAGATGGGCCTTGTCTGTGTGATACTTGGGTCTTTTGTGGGGATCGTAAGGCCTGTGGATCCAAGTTCGGTGAG TGTTGGTTGAAGAAACAGAAGGACAGCTTAGCACCTGAACGGCAAGAAGGAGCGCCTCAGGGGGAAGTGATTGGTTGGACTTCTGGTCTTATCTTTGGGAAAGGAGAG GGTATTATTGGACTGGAAACTGAATATGGAACTCTTCATATTAAA CTTTTACCTGACTGTGCCCCACACTCTGTTGCCTACATTCTAGAATTGTTAGCTTTGCACCATTGTGCTGGCTGCCAATTTTACCGTGCAGAGAGTCGAGGTCAATCATGGGATTCAGAAGGAAaccatataaaaaat GCTGCTTTTGGTCCCCCTTATGCATTAATTCAAGGGACACTGGAAGCACAAGGCACAGCATTCAATAATCTTCCGGTGGAAGATTGTCCAACCCTTAGAAGGGGTTCAGTTGCTTGGATTGGTTCTGGCCCTGAATTCTTCATTAGCCTAGCTGACCATTCTGAGTGGAAACATGAATACACTGTCTTTGGTTCTATTCTTCCAGAAGACATGCATATAGCTGAGAAAATTGCTACACTCCCCACAATACCCGATGTGTGGAACAGTGTTAACGTGACCGTTTTGGAAAAACCCATTCCCTTGTTGCTCCGAAGAATCCAGAAAAGTCACGTAGATGAAATGTGA
- the LOC100306332 gene encoding uncharacterized protein isoform X1 → MNPWNMRTSKLLSQQVSYPPYLFVEEIPNMGNSSVVTKDARGSQLTIFYGGQVLVFDDIQAKKAKDILSFAGKGMSQNQNDYANTFPATTSANPTRPFPFLMNIIPTSANNSVQDHPQAPSKPVICGNFFGSLMFIQKMMRDLCVGLCDSDPSRFVFLFVQIYHWLGKLHFIGSWRKERIELLPEHHIKQAITWQPLISQLNP, encoded by the exons ATGAATCCATGGAACATGAGAACTTCCAAGTTACTCTCTCAACAAGTTTCTTATCCTCCTTATCTCTTTGTAGAAGAGATTCCAAACATGGGAAATTCCAG TGTTGTGACCAAGGATGCTAGAGGTTCACAGCTGACAATCTTCTATGGTGGCCAAGTTCTTGTCTTCGATGATATTCAAGCTAAAAAAGCCAAGGACATCTTGTCTTTTGCCGGCAAGGGAATGTCTCAAAACCAGAACGATTATGCTAACACTTTCCCTGCTACAACTTCTGCTAATCCCACTAGACCATTTCCTTTTCTTATGAATATCATTCCAACCAGTGCCAACAATTCGGTTCAAGACCACCCTCAAGCACCATCCAAACCTGTTATTTGTGGTAATTTTTTTGGATCTCTGATGtttattcagaagatgatgaGAGATTTGTGTGTCGGTTTATGTGATTCTGATCCATCGCGCTTTGTGTTCCTTTTTGTTCAGATCTACCATTGGCTAGGAAAGCTTCACTTCATCGGTTCTTGGAGAAAAGAAAGGATAG AATTGCTGCCAGAGCACCATATCAAACAAGCAATCACATGGCAGCCCTTAATAAGCCAGCTGAATCCATGA
- the SPK-2 gene encoding protein kinase 2 isoform 1 (isoform 1 is encoded by transcript variant 3), which translates to MDERYETLKELGSGNFGVARLAKDKETGELVAIKYIERGKKIDANVQREIVNHRSLRHPNIIRFKEVFLTPTHLAIVLEYAAGGELFERICNAGRLSEDEARFFFQQLISGVSYCHSMQICHRDLKLENTLLDGNPAPRLKICDFGFSKSALLHSQPKSTVGTPAYIAPEVLSRKEYDGKVADVWSCGVTLYVMLVGAYPFEDPEDPKNFRKSIGRIMSVQYAIPDYVRVSKECRHLISRIFVANPAKRINISEIKQHLWFRKNLPREIIEAERRGYEETQKDQPSQSVEEIMQIIQEARTKIHTGEQAGTGTSDVVRGDEANEEVDINDHFAKYLTLD; encoded by the exons ATGGACGAACGGTACGAGACTTTGAAGGAGCTTGGTTCAGGGAACTTCGGAGTGGCAAGGTTGGCCAAAGACAAGGAGACAGGAGAACTTGTTGCCATCAAATACATAGAAAGGGGAAAAAAG ATTGATGCGAATGTTCAAAGGGAGATAGTTAACCACCGATCTTTAAGGCATCCAAATATTATCAGGTTCAAAGAG GTATTTCTGACCCCTACTCATTTAGCTATTGTCCTTGAGTATGCTGCTGGTGGCGAACTCTTCGAGAGGATATGCAATGCTGGTCGATTGAGTGAAGATGAG GCAAGATTTTTCTTTCAGCAACTAATATCTGGAGTTAGCTATTGTCATTCCATG CAAATATGTCATAGAGATCTGAAATTGGAAAACACTCTACTGGACGGAAATCCAGCTCCTAGACTTAAAATTTGTGACTTTGGTTTCTCCAAG TCTGCTTTGCTGCACTCTCAACCTAAATCAACTGTTGGAACTCCTGCATACATTGCTCCAGAAGTTTTGTCGCGAAAGGAATATGATGGAAAG GTTGCCGATGTTTGGTCGTGTGGTGTGACACTTTATGTCATGTTAGTTGGAGCATACCCATTTGAAGATCCAGAAGATCCTAAAAATTTCAGAAAGAGTATTGGG AGAATTATGAGTGTTCAATATGCCATACCCGACTACGTACGTGTCTCTAAGGAGTGTAGGCATCTTATATCTCGTATTTTTGTTGCCAATCCTGCCAAG AGGATCAACATCTCGGAGATAAAACAGCACCTTTGGTTTAGGAAGAACTTGCCAAGAGAGATAATTGAGGCTGAAAGAAGGGGTTACGAGGAAACACAAAAGGACCAACCAAGCCAAAGTGTGGAAGAAATCATGCAGATCATTCAAGAAGCAAGGACAAAAATCCACACTGGTGAGCAAGCTGGCACAGGAACTTCGGATGTTGTGCGTGGTGATGAGGCTAATGAGGAAGTTGATATTAATGACCACTTTGCCAAATACCTAACCCTTGATTAA
- the SPK-2 gene encoding protein kinase 2 isoform 2 (isoform 2 is encoded by transcript variant 4): protein MQQSHINATPYLWCEQGCPNLQLASFEFWSVICCFGERVDMDERYETLKELGSGNFGVARLAKDKETGELVAIKYIERGKKIDANVQREIVNHRSLRHPNIIRFKEVFLTPTHLAIVLEYAAGGELFERICNAGRLSEDEARFFFQQLISGVSYCHSMQICHRDLKLENTLLDGNPAPRLKICDFGFSKSALLHSQPKSTVGTPAYIAPEVLSRKEYDGKVADVWSCGVTLYVMLVGAYPFEDPEDPKNFRKSIGRIMSVQYAIPDYVRVSKECRHLISRIFVANPAKRINISEIKQHLWFRKNLPREIIEAERRGYEETQKDQPSQSVEEIMQIIQEARTKIHTGEQAGTGTSDVVRGDEANEEVDINDHFAKYLTLD from the exons ATGCAACAATCACATATAAATGCCACTCCTTATCTTTGGTGTGAACAAGGATGTCCAAATCTTCAGTTAGCTTCTTTTGAA TTTTGGTCTGTGATTTGTTGCTTTGGTGAGAGAGTGGATATGGACGAACGGTACGAGACTTTGAAGGAGCTTGGTTCAGGGAACTTCGGAGTGGCAAGGTTGGCCAAAGACAAGGAGACAGGAGAACTTGTTGCCATCAAATACATAGAAAGGGGAAAAAAG ATTGATGCGAATGTTCAAAGGGAGATAGTTAACCACCGATCTTTAAGGCATCCAAATATTATCAGGTTCAAAGAG GTATTTCTGACCCCTACTCATTTAGCTATTGTCCTTGAGTATGCTGCTGGTGGCGAACTCTTCGAGAGGATATGCAATGCTGGTCGATTGAGTGAAGATGAG GCAAGATTTTTCTTTCAGCAACTAATATCTGGAGTTAGCTATTGTCATTCCATG CAAATATGTCATAGAGATCTGAAATTGGAAAACACTCTACTGGACGGAAATCCAGCTCCTAGACTTAAAATTTGTGACTTTGGTTTCTCCAAG TCTGCTTTGCTGCACTCTCAACCTAAATCAACTGTTGGAACTCCTGCATACATTGCTCCAGAAGTTTTGTCGCGAAAGGAATATGATGGAAAG GTTGCCGATGTTTGGTCGTGTGGTGTGACACTTTATGTCATGTTAGTTGGAGCATACCCATTTGAAGATCCAGAAGATCCTAAAAATTTCAGAAAGAGTATTGGG AGAATTATGAGTGTTCAATATGCCATACCCGACTACGTACGTGTCTCTAAGGAGTGTAGGCATCTTATATCTCGTATTTTTGTTGCCAATCCTGCCAAG AGGATCAACATCTCGGAGATAAAACAGCACCTTTGGTTTAGGAAGAACTTGCCAAGAGAGATAATTGAGGCTGAAAGAAGGGGTTACGAGGAAACACAAAAGGACCAACCAAGCCAAAGTGTGGAAGAAATCATGCAGATCATTCAAGAAGCAAGGACAAAAATCCACACTGGTGAGCAAGCTGGCACAGGAACTTCGGATGTTGTGCGTGGTGATGAGGCTAATGAGGAAGTTGATATTAATGACCACTTTGCCAAATACCTAACCCTTGATTAA
- the LOC100306332 gene encoding uncharacterized protein LOC100306332 has product MNPWNMRTSKLLSQQVSYPPYLFVEEIPNMGNSSVVTKDARGSQLTIFYGGQVLVFDDIQAKKAKDILSFAGKGMSQNQNDYANTFPATTSANPTRPFPFLMNIIPTSANNSVQDHPQAPSKPVICDLPLARKASLHRFLEKRKDRIAARAPYQTSNHMAALNKPAESMTWLTLAPKSPQQDESDSDSSSSFVLF; this is encoded by the exons ATGAATCCATGGAACATGAGAACTTCCAAGTTACTCTCTCAACAAGTTTCTTATCCTCCTTATCTCTTTGTAGAAGAGATTCCAAACATGGGAAATTCCAG TGTTGTGACCAAGGATGCTAGAGGTTCACAGCTGACAATCTTCTATGGTGGCCAAGTTCTTGTCTTCGATGATATTCAAGCTAAAAAAGCCAAGGACATCTTGTCTTTTGCCGGCAAGGGAATGTCTCAAAACCAGAACGATTATGCTAACACTTTCCCTGCTACAACTTCTGCTAATCCCACTAGACCATTTCCTTTTCTTATGAATATCATTCCAACCAGTGCCAACAATTCGGTTCAAGACCACCCTCAAGCACCATCCAAACCTGTTATTTGTG ATCTACCATTGGCTAGGAAAGCTTCACTTCATCGGTTCTTGGAGAAAAGAAAGGATAG AATTGCTGCCAGAGCACCATATCAAACAAGCAATCACATGGCAGCCCTTAATAAGCCAGCTGAATCCATGACATGGCTCACCTTGGCACCTAAATCACCACAACAAGACGAATCTGATTCCGATAGCAGCTCCAGCTTTGTGTTATTTTAG